Proteins encoded together in one Ipomoea triloba cultivar NCNSP0323 chromosome 4, ASM357664v1 window:
- the LOC116015148 gene encoding lysM domain-containing protein ARB_03442-like, translated as MAKISPMLSALSFLLILLAAVVVGKADAKAQCDQVYGQEFGDTCTSIADKFNLSLDSFLAINPNINCDSIFVGEWLCVG; from the exons ATGGCTAAGATATCGCCCATGTTGTCTGCCCTCTCTTTTCTCCTTATTCTCTTGGCCGCTG TTGTAGTGGGGAAAGCTGATGCAAAGGCACAATGCGATCAGGTATATGGACAAGAGTTTGGAGACACGTGCACTAGCATTGCGGACAAGTTTAATCTGTCACTGGATTCCTTTCTTGCTATTAATCCAAACATCAACTGCGACTCCATTTTTGTCGGGGAATGGCTTTGCGTTGGTTGA